In Actinoplanes lobatus, the DNA window ACCGGGCGAGATCCCCCGGCTCGCACGCCTCCCGGACGATCTCCACCCCCGGGTACGGCTCGGTGGGCGGCTGGTGCAGCGCGAACACCATCGCCAGCTCGCGCAGCGCACCGGTCGGCAGAACGAGGGCCGGCGCGTCGGCGGACGGCCGCCGGAGACGGACCGGGGGCAGGGTGGCGGGGTCGAACCACTTGGGGATGGCCGGGAGCTTCACCGGCAGGATCGCCGTCGGCTCGGTGGCGATCAGCGCCTCGGTCGCGGCCGCCGCCTCCGGGCCGAACGACCCGGCGGCCGAGCGAAGAGCCGCGGTGTGACCGGTGGCGGCCATGTGAACCAGCGTGTGCTGCGCCGACCGCCGGGCCGGACCGTCCGGGCCGAACGCCCGGGGCACGAGATACCGCACGGCGAACTCGGGATGCCGCTCGAGCCACGCCTCCGCCAGCGAGGTGTACCGGCTCTGCTCCCACGGGCGCACCTGCATCCGCCACACGACGTCCGGCGACGCGAACGGCAGCATCAGCGCCCTGGCCACCACCGCGTCGTGAAAGGCCAGTCGCCGCAGGGGCAGCAGCGCGTCCGCCTCGAACCGGGCGACGATCCGCCGCATCCAGGCGCCGCACTCCGGCGCGGGCTCCGGCTTCCACTCGGCGAGCAGGGACCGGGCCGGCTCCTCCGGCCCGGCGACGAAGAACTCGGCCGCCTCCCGCCGGCCGACCGGCTCGCCGCGCCGCAGCCGGTCCGCGGTCACGGCCCAATCCCCCGCACCCACCACTTCGAACGGGGTCGACAGCCACTCGTCGCGCTCGCCCGGCTTCCACTCCAGGGTGGTCGGCGTCTCGGGCGCTTTCAGATCGAGGACGACCGGTGGGCTCGCCCGCCGCCGGCGCCACGGTGGGTCGGCGAGCAGCGGCGGCAGCGCCTCCGGCGGGGCGGGCACGACGGTGTCGACACCCGCCAGGCACTCCCGGATCCGGGCCGCCGGAGCCCCGGTCAGCCCGGCCGCGACCCGCTCGGCGAGCGCCGGGTCGGCCCGCACCCTGGCCGACAGCAGATCGCTCACCTCGGGCTTCCCTGCTGGGACGGCGAGCTGCCGCAGCGCCCGCTCCGGAAATCTGCCGGCCGCCTCGATCAGCGCCTCGCGCACGTGCCGCTGGCCGAGGCGCTCGACGAGGCCGCGCATCGCCTCGTCCTCCGGCAGCACGGCGATCAGCCCGAGCAGGTCGCGGCGGGCGTCGGCCCGGGTGGCGGGAAGACGGTCCAGCCAGGTCAGCAGCAGACCGGACGCGACGGCCGGGCCGAGGCCGTCGACGACGGTGGCGCTCAGGCCGGGCCACCCGACGGCCAGGGACCCGGCAGCGCCGATGGCGGCGGCCGCCTGCTCAGGAGTGCTGATCGCGGTCAGGAGCATCGCCGCGCGGTTGAAGCCGGGCTCGGCCAGGGCGTCCGCCCAGTCCTCGGCCACCCAGTCGGCCCGGGTGGGGACGAGCACCGAGGTGGCGCAGCGCGCGTGGAGGCCGTGCCCGCGGTAGCCGGCGAGCACCTCGACGACCTCCTCATACAGCTCGTCGGGCGCGGCCGCGAGGGCGGCCCGGACCCGCAGCAGCACCAGCAGATCGGGGTCGAACCAGACCGCCATCGTGCGGTGGCTGTCGCCGTCACGGCGGCGGCGCACGCCCATCGTGTCGGTGCCGTCGCGCTCGATCGCCCGGTGCGGCGGCCGATCACCCTCGGCCACCAGGATCAGCGAGAACAACTCCACGGCCGCCTCGGCGGCGAACCGCAAGCCCCGCTCGCCGAGCCACAGGTCGGCGAACCGGGGGGAATCGACGAACTCCTGCCAGTCCACCAGCTTCGCCGCGAGGGCGACGACGGCCGCGCCCGTGGCGGACGCCGCCGGATCCTGATCGAGCCAGGCCTGGGCGGCCTCGCGCAGCTCCGGCTCGGTGAACGTGCTGGTGAGAACGCCCGGCAGAAAGGCGGGGTGCTTCCGCAGCTGCTCATCGACGGCCGCGCGGGCATGCGGGCCGGGCTGGACCGGGCGGACGCCGGCGCCGCCGCGGCGCGGGTGCAACCGGGACGACCAGGGCTCGGGTAGATCGAACGACATGACGGGCACGGTACCGGCCACCTACGACAGGAACGCCGGGCGGAGGTTCCCGCCCGGCGTTCCTGTCGATCCACGATGGTCAGCGGGGAACGACCTTCTCCACCGCCCACTGGCGCCACGTGTCCAGCTTGTGCTGCACGACGGCGAGCTGCTCGGCCACCGGGCCCGGGCCGGTCGAGCCGGGCGTGGTGCGCGCCGCGAGCGCCGACGACACCGACAGCACCTGCCGCACCGACGGGTCGAGATGCTCGCTGACCGTCTTCAGGTCGTCGTCGGTGAGGTCCTCCAGCTCGCACTCGCGGGCCGAGCAGAGCGCCACCAGCTTGCCGGTGATCTCGTGCGCGTCGCGGAACGGCACGCCCTTGCGCACCAGCCAGTCGGCGACCTCGGTGGCCAGCGAGAAGCCCACCGGGGCGGCCGCGGCCAGCCGGTCCACCCGGACCGTCATGGTCGAGACCATGCCGGCCAGCGCGGGCAGCAGCAGCTCCAGGGTGTCGACCGCGTCGAAGGCCGGCTCCTTGTCCTCCTGCATGTCCCGGTCGTACGTCAACGGCAGGCCCTTGAGCATGGTCAGCACCGCGACCAGGCCGCCCACCAGCCGGCCGCTCTTGCCCCGGGCCAGCTCGGCGATGTCCGCGTTCTTCTTCTGCGGCATGATCGACGAGCCGGTGGCGAAGGCGTCGTCCAGCTCCACCCAGCCGAACTCGGTGGAGGTCCAGAGGACCACCTCCTCGCCGAGCCGGGACAGGTGCACGCCGATCAGCGCGGTCACGAAGAGGAACTCGGCCACGAAGTCCCGGTCCGCCACGGCGTCCATCGAGTTCGCCGCCGGGGCGGTGAAACCCAGCTCCTTGGCGACCGCCGCCGGGTCCAGCGGGAGCGACGAGCCGGCCAGCGCGCCCGAGCCGAGCGGGCTGATCGCGGTCCGCACGTCCCAGTCGCTCAGCCGCTCCAGGTCACGCAGCAGCGGCTGCACGTGCGCCAGCAGCCAGTGACCGAAACTGACCGGCTGCGCGTGCTGCACGTGGGTGAGGCCGGGCGCCGGGGTGTCGACGTTGCGGGCCGCCTGCTCGGTCAGCGCGTCGGCCAGCTCGATCAGCGCCACCGCCACCCCACGGGCGTGGTCGCGCAGGTAGAGCCGCAGGTCGGTGGCGACCTGGTCGTTACGGGAACGGCCGGCCCGCAGCTTGCCGCCGAGCGCGCCGAGACGCTCCAGCAGGCCCCGCTCCAGGGCGGTGTGCACGTCCTCGTCCTCGATCGTCGGCCGGAACTCGCCCGCCGCGCAGGCGGAGGCCAGATCGTCGAGGGCGGCCAGGATCCGGCCCAGCTCGCCGGCGTCGAGCAGACCCGCGTTCGCCAGGACCCGGGCATGCGCACGGGAGGCGAGCAGATCATACGGCGCGAGCCGCCAGTCGAACTGGACGCTGACACTCAGCCGGGCCAGCGCCTCGGCCGGTCCACCGGCGAAACGGCCACCCCACAGCCTCGTCGGCTCGTCGCTCTCCGGCACACCATCTCCTCGTTCGCTCACGTTTCGTTACCTTCCTGGACCCTATCGCTGCACACCGTGCCGTGGCTGGCGGCCCGGCATCGTCGCGGTGAGTGGGACGGCGCGGCGTCTCCGCGGGCGGCCCGCGGAGGCGTACGTATAAAAATGCCTTTGATCTGATAAGTTTGCAACATGACCAGCCTCGATCTGACCGGTGATGTTGTCGACCTCACTCGGACCATCTGTGACATACCGTCCGTCAGCGGCGATGAGAAGGCCCTGGCCGACGCCGTCGAGGCCGCCCTGCACGCATACCCGCACCTCGAAGTGCTGCGTGACGGTGACGCCGTGGTCGCCCGGACGTCGCTGGGCCGCCCGGCCCGGGTGGTGATCGCCGGCCACCTGGACACCGTGCCGATCGCCGACAACCTGCCCTGCGTCATGGACGGCGACATCCTCCGCGGCCGCGGGACGGTCGACATGAAGGCGGGCGTGGCCGTGATGCTCCGGCTCGCGGCCGGGCTGACCGCGCCGCGGCACGACCTGACGTTCGTCTTCTACGACCACGAGGAGGTCGCGGCGAAGCTCAACGGGCTGGGACGGCTGGTCCGCAACCACCCGGAGTGGCTGGCCGGCGACTTCGCGATCCTCGGTGAGCCGTCCGACGGCACGGTCGAGGGCGGCTGCCAGGGCACCATCCGGATCAAGATCACCGTGCCGGGTGTGGCGGCGCACGCGGCCCGCTCCTGGAAGGGCAGCAACGCCATCCACAGCGCCGGGGCCGTGCTCGACGTGCTGCGTGCCTATGTGCCGCGGCAGCCGGTCGTCGACGGCCTGCGCTACCACGAGGGCCTCAACGCCGTGAAGATCGAGGGCGGCATCGCCGGCAACGTCATCCCCGACCTGTGCACCGTCTACGTGAACCACCGTTTCGCCCCGGACCGGGACGTGGCCGGCGCCGAGGCGCACCTGCGGGAGGTGTTCGCCGGCTTCGAGGTCGAGGTGGTCGACGCCGCGCCGGGCGCCCGGCCGGGGCTGGACCAGCCGGTCGCCAAGGAGTTCGTCGAGCTGGTCGGCCTGCCGCCGGCCCCGAAGCTCGGCTGGACGGATGTGTCCCGCTTCGCCGCGCTGGGCATCCCCGCGATCAATTTCGGTCCCGGCGACCCGCTGCTGGCCCACACCGACGGCGAGCACGTGCCGGTGCCGGAGATCCGCCGCACCCTCGAGGTGCTCACCACCTGGCTGAGCTGAGCCCCCGCCTTTCGCGATCTTGGACGTTTCACCACCGGAAGCGGTAGCAAAACGTCCAAGATCGCGGCGGCGGCACCCGCGCGGCCGCGGCCGCGCGGGTGGCGCCGTCATTCAGCGGGGTCGGCCGCCGCGCGGGCGATCGCGCCCGGCACCGAGTACATGTGGGCGAACGCGCGGGCCTGCTCGCCGGTCCACAGCGACGAGCCGTGGCCGTAGACCACACCGGAGCGGGTCGCGGCGTCCAGCAGGCTGTACGGGCTCTTCGAGCCCAGCAGCACGATGTTGCCCTTGTGCAGCAGCACCCGCACGGTGCCGGTCACCCGGGTCTGGCTGGAGTCCAGGAAGGCCCGGAAGTCGTCCATGATCGGGTCGAAGTAGACGGCCTCGTGCAGCAGGTCGCCGTAGGTGTTGCCGAGCGTCGCCTTGGTGGCCTGCTGCCGGTTGGACAGCACCAGCTTCTCCAGCTCACGGTGCGCCGCGATGAGGATCAGCATGCCGGGCGCCTCGAACCCGACCCGGGCCAGGTTGCCGACCATGGTGGAGCCCATGTGGATGCCCCGGCCGACACCGTGCTCGCCGCCCAGCACGTTGAGCGAGGAGAGGATGTCGTAGTTGTTCTCGTTCGGCAGCGGCTCGCCGTCCGCGGTCACGGCCGAGACGACCTCGCCCTTCTCGAAGCTGATCAGCAGTTCGACGCCCTTCTCCGGCGCCTCGTCGATCGACTTCGTGTAGGTCCAGGCGGAC includes these proteins:
- a CDS encoding DUF4132 domain-containing protein; its protein translation is MSFDLPEPWSSRLHPRRGGAGVRPVQPGPHARAAVDEQLRKHPAFLPGVLTSTFTEPELREAAQAWLDQDPAASATGAAVVALAAKLVDWQEFVDSPRFADLWLGERGLRFAAEAAVELFSLILVAEGDRPPHRAIERDGTDTMGVRRRRDGDSHRTMAVWFDPDLLVLLRVRAALAAAPDELYEEVVEVLAGYRGHGLHARCATSVLVPTRADWVAEDWADALAEPGFNRAAMLLTAISTPEQAAAAIGAAGSLAVGWPGLSATVVDGLGPAVASGLLLTWLDRLPATRADARRDLLGLIAVLPEDEAMRGLVERLGQRHVREALIEAAGRFPERALRQLAVPAGKPEVSDLLSARVRADPALAERVAAGLTGAPAARIRECLAGVDTVVPAPPEALPPLLADPPWRRRRASPPVVLDLKAPETPTTLEWKPGERDEWLSTPFEVVGAGDWAVTADRLRRGEPVGRREAAEFFVAGPEEPARSLLAEWKPEPAPECGAWMRRIVARFEADALLPLRRLAFHDAVVARALMLPFASPDVVWRMQVRPWEQSRYTSLAEAWLERHPEFAVRYLVPRAFGPDGPARRSAQHTLVHMAATGHTAALRSAAGSFGPEAAAATEALIATEPTAILPVKLPAIPKWFDPATLPPVRLRRPSADAPALVLPTGALRELAMVFALHQPPTEPYPGVEIVREACEPGDLARFAWGVFEAWLAAGANGRQGWALDALGLVGDDEVVRRLTPLIMEWPGQSGHARAVTGTGILAAIGTDVALTHLQRIVERSRFNGLRAAAERQVAHVAETMGLTAEQLADRLVPDLGLDGDGSLTLDYGPRRFVVGFDEELKPFVVDGAGKRLKNLPKPGARDDAERATAASQRFTALKKEVRALAGDQIRRLERAMVTGRRWPEEEFRRYFAGHPLVRHLTRRLLWGRFDGSGALIGGFRVAEDGTFADVHDDVTTIAGDEMIGVVHPVHLGAALSLWSEVFTDYQIVQPFTQLGRETAALTPAEAAGCKITRFRGRRVPTGAVLGLERRGWRRERPLDGGVQVQITVSPVDGLEVVLDLDPGIVVGAVDIFPEQTLGELGYRGRVAALGDLDPAVVSEVLRDLESLT
- the argH gene encoding argininosuccinate lyase, which translates into the protein MSERGDGVPESDEPTRLWGGRFAGGPAEALARLSVSVQFDWRLAPYDLLASRAHARVLANAGLLDAGELGRILAALDDLASACAAGEFRPTIEDEDVHTALERGLLERLGALGGKLRAGRSRNDQVATDLRLYLRDHARGVAVALIELADALTEQAARNVDTPAPGLTHVQHAQPVSFGHWLLAHVQPLLRDLERLSDWDVRTAISPLGSGALAGSSLPLDPAAVAKELGFTAPAANSMDAVADRDFVAEFLFVTALIGVHLSRLGEEVVLWTSTEFGWVELDDAFATGSSIMPQKKNADIAELARGKSGRLVGGLVAVLTMLKGLPLTYDRDMQEDKEPAFDAVDTLELLLPALAGMVSTMTVRVDRLAAAAPVGFSLATEVADWLVRKGVPFRDAHEITGKLVALCSARECELEDLTDDDLKTVSEHLDPSVRQVLSVSSALAARTTPGSTGPGPVAEQLAVVQHKLDTWRQWAVEKVVPR
- the dapE gene encoding succinyl-diaminopimelate desuccinylase: MTSLDLTGDVVDLTRTICDIPSVSGDEKALADAVEAALHAYPHLEVLRDGDAVVARTSLGRPARVVIAGHLDTVPIADNLPCVMDGDILRGRGTVDMKAGVAVMLRLAAGLTAPRHDLTFVFYDHEEVAAKLNGLGRLVRNHPEWLAGDFAILGEPSDGTVEGGCQGTIRIKITVPGVAAHAARSWKGSNAIHSAGAVLDVLRAYVPRQPVVDGLRYHEGLNAVKIEGGIAGNVIPDLCTVYVNHRFAPDRDVAGAEAHLREVFAGFEVEVVDAAPGARPGLDQPVAKEFVELVGLPPAPKLGWTDVSRFAALGIPAINFGPGDPLLAHTDGEHVPVPEIRRTLEVLTTWLS
- the argG gene encoding argininosuccinate synthase, giving the protein MTKRKIVLAFSGGLDTSYALVDFREKGWDVVTANIDTGGLHSGEAEVVKARAEELGAVEHHVVDARAELYDRVVTYAIKANYLRNGAYPSCVGAERLIQAEKVVQVALEVGADAVAHGSTGAGADHVRYDAVIRALAPHLEIVTPIRDERLTREGETEFLRGRGYEVSEKVKLYSINEGLIGTSIGGEETYGSWEYLPESAWTYTKSIDEAPEKGVELLISFEKGEVVSAVTADGEPLPNENNYDILSSLNVLGGEHGVGRGIHMGSTMVGNLARVGFEAPGMLILIAAHRELEKLVLSNRQQATKATLGNTYGDLLHEAVYFDPIMDDFRAFLDSSQTRVTGTVRVLLHKGNIVLLGSKSPYSLLDAATRSGVVYGHGSSLWTGEQARAFAHMYSVPGAIARAAADPAE